A genomic segment from Triticum dicoccoides isolate Atlit2015 ecotype Zavitan chromosome 1A, WEW_v2.0, whole genome shotgun sequence encodes:
- the LOC119294752 gene encoding uncharacterized protein LOC119294752 isoform X1, translating to MGCWARKRPGPVSNKTECSFLPVPPFPFPFRPPAAAVGGGSESTARPHHFHFELSPTGQEMAAVLRSATRRLAGHLPALERGHIQLPGASFDPLKGHCSAHSGFTSHCSPQTAALHGGAFRPARIAPSSKPVGSMCTRMFSTPAGGSARPPQDKFWFEVVVHRTPCPENPRPCLYRKRFYNVDKDKAELIFRHFLSRVNQDSKAAASDSLKSRFTKLKFIVTDKLYLVLVGAALKSGKMQLLIVCALFYVLFLRAPSFMRRMARVAAPPAKGNESE from the exons ATGGGCTGTTGGGCTCGTAAAAGACCAGGGCCTGTTAGCAATAAAACAGAGTGCTCCTTCCTCCCCGTGCCCCCGTTCCCCTTTCCATTTCGaccgccggcggcggcggtcggcggcggcagcgAAAGCACAGCTCGTCCCCACCACTTCCATTTCGAGCTAAGCCCCACAG GCCAAGAGATGGCGGCCGTGCTTCGTTCCGCGACTAGAAGGTTGGCCGGCCATCTGCCGGCGCTTGAGAGGGGCCACATCCAGCTCCCAGGG GCTTCCTTCGATCCACTCAAGGGCCACTGCTCAGCCCACTCTGGTTTCACTTCCCACTGCTCACCCCAG ACGGCTGCACTACATGGCGGTGCTTTCAGGCCAGCTCGCATCGCACCAAGCAGCAAACCCGTGGGATCTATGTGCACACGCATGTTCTCTACGCCAGCTGGTGGCTCTGCCCGGCCACCGCAGGACAAG ttttggtttgaggtggtggtgcATAGGACACCGTGCCCAGAAAATCCCCGTCCTTGCCTTTACCGTAAAAGGTTCTACAATGTTGACAAAGATAAGGCCGAATTAATCTTCAG ACACTTTTTGAGCAGGGTAAATCAAGATTCAAAGGCCGCCGCTAGTGACTCGCTAAAGTCGCGTTTCACCAAGCTTAAGTTTATCGTGACAGATAAGCTTTATCTTGTTTTGGTTGGAGCCGCTTTAAAATCTGGAAAGATGCAGCTTCTTATCGTCTGTGCTTTGTTCTACGTACTCTTTCTGAGGGCACCATCTTTTATGCGAAGAATGGCGAGGGTTGCTGCACCACCTGCCAAAGGGAATGAGTCAGAGTGA
- the LOC119294752 gene encoding uncharacterized protein LOC119294752 isoform X2 has translation MTRPGPVSNKTECSFLPVPPFPFPFRPPAAAVGGGSESTARPHHFHFELSPTGQEMAAVLRSATRRLAGHLPALERGHIQLPGASFDPLKGHCSAHSGFTSHCSPQTAALHGGAFRPARIAPSSKPVGSMCTRMFSTPAGGSARPPQDKFWFEVVVHRTPCPENPRPCLYRKRFYNVDKDKAELIFRHFLSRVNQDSKAAASDSLKSRFTKLKFIVTDKLYLVLVGAALKSGKMQLLIVCALFYVLFLRAPSFMRRMARVAAPPAKGNESE, from the exons ACCAGGGCCTGTTAGCAATAAAACAGAGTGCTCCTTCCTCCCCGTGCCCCCGTTCCCCTTTCCATTTCGaccgccggcggcggcggtcggcggcggcagcgAAAGCACAGCTCGTCCCCACCACTTCCATTTCGAGCTAAGCCCCACAG GCCAAGAGATGGCGGCCGTGCTTCGTTCCGCGACTAGAAGGTTGGCCGGCCATCTGCCGGCGCTTGAGAGGGGCCACATCCAGCTCCCAGGG GCTTCCTTCGATCCACTCAAGGGCCACTGCTCAGCCCACTCTGGTTTCACTTCCCACTGCTCACCCCAG ACGGCTGCACTACATGGCGGTGCTTTCAGGCCAGCTCGCATCGCACCAAGCAGCAAACCCGTGGGATCTATGTGCACACGCATGTTCTCTACGCCAGCTGGTGGCTCTGCCCGGCCACCGCAGGACAAG ttttggtttgaggtggtggtgcATAGGACACCGTGCCCAGAAAATCCCCGTCCTTGCCTTTACCGTAAAAGGTTCTACAATGTTGACAAAGATAAGGCCGAATTAATCTTCAG ACACTTTTTGAGCAGGGTAAATCAAGATTCAAAGGCCGCCGCTAGTGACTCGCTAAAGTCGCGTTTCACCAAGCTTAAGTTTATCGTGACAGATAAGCTTTATCTTGTTTTGGTTGGAGCCGCTTTAAAATCTGGAAAGATGCAGCTTCTTATCGTCTGTGCTTTGTTCTACGTACTCTTTCTGAGGGCACCATCTTTTATGCGAAGAATGGCGAGGGTTGCTGCACCACCTGCCAAAGGGAATGAGTCAGAGTGA